TCGAGCCGATCAGCGACAAGACCCTGCTGGAAAACGCGATCAAGGGCATGCTGAGCAACCTCGACCCGCACTCGGCCTACCTCGACATCGACGCCTTCCGCGAGCTGCAGGAAAGCACCAGCGGCGAGTTCGGCGGCCTGGGCATCGAGGTCGGCATGGAGGACGGTTTCGTCAAGGTGGTGTCGCCGATCGACGACACCCCCGCCTCCAAGGCCGGCATCCAGCCGGGCGACCTGATCATCAAGATCGACGGCCAGCCGACCAAGGGCCTGTCCATGCTCGAGGCGGTGGACAAGATGCGCGGCGAAGCCGGCAGCAAGATTCAGCTGACCCTGGTCCGCGAAGGCGGCAAGCCGTTCGACGTCGAGCTGACCCGCGCGGTGATCAAGGTCCGCAGCGTCAAGAGCCAGCTGCTCGACGACGGCTACGGCTACCTGCGCATCACCCAGTTCCAGGTCAACAGCGGCGAAGAGGTACTCAAGGCACTGAACAAGCTGCGCAAGGACAACGGCAAGAAGCTGCGCGGCCTGGTCCTGGACCTGCGCAACAACCCCGGCGGCGTGCTGCAGGCCGCGGTGGAGGTGTCCGACCACTTCCTCAAGAAGGGCCTGATCGTCTACACCGAGGGGCGCATCGCCAACTCCGAGCTGCGCTTCTCCGCCGACCCGGCCGACGCCAGCGAGGGCGTGCCGCTGGTGGTGCTGATCAACGGCGGCAGCGCCTCGGCTTCGGAAATCGTCGCCGGCGCCCTGCAGGACCACAAGCGTGGCGTGCTGATGGGCACCGGCAGCTTCGGCAAGGGCTCGGTGCAGACGGTGCTGCCGCTGAACAACGACCGCGCCCTGAAGCTCACCACCGCGCTCTACTACACGCCCAATGGCCGCTCGATCCAGGCCCAGGGCATAGTGCCGGATATCGAAGTGGCGCGCGCCAAGCTGACCCGCGAACAGGACGAAGGCAACTTCAAGGAAGCCGACCTGCAGGGCCACCTGGGCAATGGCAATGGCGGCGCCGACCAGCCGAGCAAGGCCAAGAGCAAGAAACCGCTACGCCCGCAGGACGACGACTATCAGCTGGCCCAGGCGCTCAACCTGCTCAAGGGGCTGAACGTCACCCGCGGCGAATGATCCCCCGCCCAAACAAAAAAGCCCGGCACTGAGTCCGGGCTTTTTTGTTGCCTTGGCGGTTACAGGTAGCTGTCGGTCATGTCATCGACGAAACCTTCGCTGCGCAGCTCGTCCAGGGCCTTCTGCAGACGCTGCACCACCTCGTCCGGGGTGTCCTTGTTCAGCGCCAGGTAGAGCTCGGCCTCGTTGAAGCGCAGCACCGTGGTCAGGCCGCTGACGCCTTCCTGCTTGGCCAGGTAGCGACCGACCGGATCGGTGGTGGCCCACAGGTCGATCTGCCCCTTGAGCAGCTTCTGCACGTTCTGCTGGTCGCGCAGCGCATTGATCGGCTGCAGTCCCTGGGACTCCAGGTGCTGGCTGACCGCGTCGTTCTTGTAGGCGCCGACCTTGTATTGCCCCGCCTCCTTCAGGCTTTTCAGACTGAGGTTGTTGCCCGGTGCGGCGAGCAGCACCCAGCCGGACTTGGCGATCGGCCCGACCCACTTGAACAGCGGCTGGCGCTCGGGGGTGAAGGTGGTGGAGAACAGCCCGTAGTTGGGCTTGTCCAGGGTCAGCCGGTACAGGCGATCCCAGGGAAAGCGCAGGGTCAGGCTGTAATCGATCTTGGCCCGCTTGAACATGGCGCGGACGACCTCCGCGCTGATGCCGTCGATGCCGTCGTCCCGGGCGAAGTTCTTGTCGTCGACCGCCATGTTGAACGGCGGGAAGTTCTCGGTCAGCAGCACCACCTTGTAACCATAGGGCAACTCGGCATGGGCCGCACAGGCACTGAGGATGAGCCCGAACAACAGGCCGATTTTCAAAGTTTTCAACATAAGTCTCCCCGCTCGCTTGATTTGTGATTATGGCTAGCGGCTTCCCTGCTTGGGCGAAGCCCCGGCGACGAATGACGCTGGCGTCGACCGTCCTTGTCAGTGCGCCGGCTTGTGGCCGGCGCACAGGTGTTACAGATAGCTGTTGAGGATATCGTCGACGAATCCCTCGTCGCGCATCTTGTCCAGCTCGCTTTGCAGCTTCTCCACCACCTCATCCGGCACTTCCTTGTTGAGTGCCAGATAGAGTTGCGCACTGTCGAAACGCAGCACGGTTTTCAGTCCGGAGATGCCGGACTGCTTCGCCAGATAACGGCCGGCCGGATCGCCAGTGGCCCAGAGGTCGATCTTACCTGCCACGAGCTTCTCGGCGTTCATCTGGTCGCGCAACGCGGTGATCGGCTGCAGCCCCCGTTCCTCCAAGTGCTGGGCGATGGCATCACCCTTGTAGGCGCCGATCTTGTACTGCTTGGCCTCTTCCAGGCTGCTCAGGCTGATCGGGCTGTCGCCCCGGGCGAGCAGCACCCAGTCGTCCGGACCGATCGGCCCGACCCACTTGAACAGCGCTTCGCGCTCCGGCAGGCGTGCGGTGACGAATACCCCGTAGCCCGGCTTCTCCAGGGCCAGTTTGTAGATGCGGTCCCAGGGAAAGCGCAGGGTCAGGTTGTACTCGATGCCAGTGCGCCTGAACATCTCGCGGACGATGTCCACGGCGATGCCATCGAGGTTGTCTTCCTGGGCGAAGTTCTTGCCGTTGATCGCCATGTTGTAGGGCGGAAAGTTCTCGGTGAGCAGCACCATGCGGTAGTCCGGGTCGATCTCGGCGTGGGCCGCGCCCGCCATCAGCACCAGGGTGCCGGCCAAGGCCAGCCACAGACGTTTAAACATGGATGCTCCCGTTGTTATAAATGCACAGGCGGGCCAGCATACCCAGCATGACCCGCTTCGCCCAGCCTCCATTGGCAAATCGCGGCGGCGCCTGCGCCGGACCTCAGTAGCGCGCCACGATAGCGCTCAGTTCGCCCTCGGCACGCAGGGCATCCAGGGCACCCTGCAGGCGCTGCACCAGCTCGTCGGGGGTGGCCAGGTTGAGCGCCAGGTAGAGCTCGGCGGTGTGGAAGCGCTGCACCACCCTGAGCGCGTCCAGGCCCTCCTGCCTGGCCACGTAGCGCCCGCTCGGGTCGGCGGTCACCCACAGGTCTATCTGCCCCTTGAGCAGCTTCTCGACGTTCTTGTTGTCGCGCAGCGCGGTTTGCACCGGCAGGCCCCGGTCGATCAGGTACTGACTGATGGCATCGCCCTTGTAGCCGCCGATGCGGTACTTCGCCGCCCCTTGCAGATCGCTCAGCTGGATCGGGCTGTCGGCCTTGGCCATCAGCACCCAGTCGTTGCTGGCAATCGGCCCGACCCACTTGAACAGTTTCTCCCGCGCCGGCGTGCGAGCCGTGGAGAACAGACCGTAACCGGGCTCGTCGAGCGCCTGCTGGTACACCCGCTGCCAGGGGAAGCGCAGGATCTGCTGGCACTCGACCTCGGCACGCTTGCAGACCGCGTGCAGGGTGTCCGAGCTGATGCCGGTGATGCCGTCGTTCTTGGCGAAGTTGCGGCCGCTGACCGACTGGTTGAAGGGGGCGAGGTTTTCGGTGAGCAGGACCAGGTTCTGGGCTTGCGCAAGACTGCCGCCAAGCAGCAGAAGAACAGCAGCGAATAGCCGTACAGCAGGCATCGGGGACTCCGTGTCGGATAACAGCGATCTGGGGCACACGGACGGCCGGTGCGCGGACGCTGAAATTCTAACGAAGCGAGTGCGGCGGGTCTGTCGACTCCGCCGCACTCCACGCCGCTGGGCGCGCCTGGGCGGTCAGCGCACCGTGATGCCGCGGCTGGCCAGGTAGGCCTTGGCCTCCGGCACGGTGTACTCGCCGAAGTGGAAGATGCTCGCGGCCAGCACCGCGTCGGC
The genomic region above belongs to Pseudomonas benzenivorans and contains:
- a CDS encoding substrate-binding periplasmic protein, whose amino-acid sequence is MLKTLKIGLLFGLILSACAAHAELPYGYKVVLLTENFPPFNMAVDDKNFARDDGIDGISAEVVRAMFKRAKIDYSLTLRFPWDRLYRLTLDKPNYGLFSTTFTPERQPLFKWVGPIAKSGWVLLAAPGNNLSLKSLKEAGQYKVGAYKNDAVSQHLESQGLQPINALRDQQNVQKLLKGQIDLWATTDPVGRYLAKQEGVSGLTTVLRFNEAELYLALNKDTPDEVVQRLQKALDELRSEGFVDDMTDSYL
- a CDS encoding S41 family peptidase, which produces MPHLPRLTTLALSIALLGGAPLLHAAEPSEAAEPTVSDKAPLPLEDLRTFAEVLDRIKAAYVEPISDKTLLENAIKGMLSNLDPHSAYLDIDAFRELQESTSGEFGGLGIEVGMEDGFVKVVSPIDDTPASKAGIQPGDLIIKIDGQPTKGLSMLEAVDKMRGEAGSKIQLTLVREGGKPFDVELTRAVIKVRSVKSQLLDDGYGYLRITQFQVNSGEEVLKALNKLRKDNGKKLRGLVLDLRNNPGGVLQAAVEVSDHFLKKGLIVYTEGRIANSELRFSADPADASEGVPLVVLINGGSASASEIVAGALQDHKRGVLMGTGSFGKGSVQTVLPLNNDRALKLTTALYYTPNGRSIQAQGIVPDIEVARAKLTREQDEGNFKEADLQGHLGNGNGGADQPSKAKSKKPLRPQDDDYQLAQALNLLKGLNVTRGE
- a CDS encoding substrate-binding periplasmic protein; amino-acid sequence: MPAVRLFAAVLLLLGGSLAQAQNLVLLTENLAPFNQSVSGRNFAKNDGITGISSDTLHAVCKRAEVECQQILRFPWQRVYQQALDEPGYGLFSTARTPAREKLFKWVGPIASNDWVLMAKADSPIQLSDLQGAAKYRIGGYKGDAISQYLIDRGLPVQTALRDNKNVEKLLKGQIDLWVTADPSGRYVARQEGLDALRVVQRFHTAELYLALNLATPDELVQRLQGALDALRAEGELSAIVARY
- a CDS encoding substrate-binding periplasmic protein; this encodes MFKRLWLALAGTLVLMAGAAHAEIDPDYRMVLLTENFPPYNMAINGKNFAQEDNLDGIAVDIVREMFRRTGIEYNLTLRFPWDRIYKLALEKPGYGVFVTARLPEREALFKWVGPIGPDDWVLLARGDSPISLSSLEEAKQYKIGAYKGDAIAQHLEERGLQPITALRDQMNAEKLVAGKIDLWATGDPAGRYLAKQSGISGLKTVLRFDSAQLYLALNKEVPDEVVEKLQSELDKMRDEGFVDDILNSYL